From one Hirundo rustica isolate bHirRus1 chromosome 8, bHirRus1.pri.v3, whole genome shotgun sequence genomic stretch:
- the EIF4EBP2 gene encoding eukaryotic translation initiation factor 4E-binding protein 2, which yields MSSAGGRQPSQSRAIPTRTVTLSDAAQLPADYCTTPGGTLFSTTPGGTRIIYDRKFLLDRRNSPMAKTPPCHLPNIPGVTSPGEAGEEPKADASSLNHQEGKPSMGDDAQFEMDI from the exons ATGTCGTCCGCAGGCGGCCGCCAGCCCAGCCAGAGCCGGGCCATCCCCACCCGCACCGTCACCCTCAGCGACGCCGCGCAGCTCCCCGCCGACTACTGCACCACCCCCGGCGGGACGCTCTTTTCCACCACGCCGGGAG GCACCCGGATCATCTACGACCGCAAGTTCCTGCTGGACCGCCGCAACTCCCCCATGGCCAAGACCCCGCCTTGTCACCTCCCCAATATTCCCGGTGTCACCAGCCCCGGCGAGGCCGGCGAGGAGCCCAAAGCGGATGCCAGCAGCTTGAACCACCAGGAGGGCAAGCCATCCATGG GGGACGATGCTCAGTTCGAGATGGATATCTGA
- the LRRC20 gene encoding leucine-rich repeat-containing protein 20: protein MQKRMGEAVARVARKVNDTVENKKDSLDLANCKLMTFPVGIYKAMRSVSEGIHRISLANNEFKSISSRFVTTFSQLTELNLAGNYLHRLPEEITSLLHLRAIDLSRNRFRRFPEPLATVPALETIDLEENEIAEVPVDKLASMALLRSLNLRANPVSPEVRLLVRPLIPFDLLLSPEEPIPKA from the exons ATGCAGAAGAGGATGGGGGAGGCGGTCGCCCGGGTGGCCAGGAAGGTGAACGACACGGTGGAGAACAAAAAGGATTCCCTGG ATCTGGCCAACTGCAAACTGATGACCTTCCCCGTTGGAATCTACAAAGCCATGAGGAGTGTCTCCGAGGGGATCCATCGCATCTCCCTGGCCAACAATGAATTCAAGTCCATCAGCAGCCGATTTGTCACTACCTTCAGCCAGCTGACAG AGCTTAACCTGGCAGGCAACTACCTGCACCGCCTGCCCGAGGAAATCACCTCCCTGCTGCACCTCCGGGCCATCGACCTCTCCCGAAACAGGTTCCGGCGTTTCCCGGAGCCCCTGGCCACCGTCCCCGCCCTGGAGACCATCGACCTGGAAGAGAATGAGATCGCAG AGGTGCCCGTGGATAAATTGGCCTCCATGGCATTGCTGCGGAGCCTCAACCTGCGGGCCAACCCTGTCAGCCCTGAGGTGCGGCTGCTGGTCCGGCCCCTCATTCCCTTCGAcctgctgctgtctccagaGGAGCCCATCCCTAAAGCCTGA
- the NPFFR1 gene encoding neuropeptide FF receptor 1 has product MQLPEPGPDGGGPSNGTWWPNSSTSYLLRENYTFLAYYQHSFPVALMFILAYTFIFLMCVIGNVLVCFVVVKNRQMRTVTNMFLLNLAISDLLVGIFCMPTTLVDNLITGWPFDNTMCKMSGLVQGMSVSASVFTLVAIAVERFRCIVHPFQQKMTLRKALLTIAIIWVLALLIMCPAAVTLTVTREEHYFMVDTYNNSYPLYSCWEAWPETGMRRIYTTVLFSHIYVAPLALIVIMYARIAFKLFKSVAPAHGGEELEGRRISRRKAKVINMLIIVALFFTISWLPLWTLMLLTDYGRLSEGQLRLLTVYVYPFAHWLAFFNSSANPIIYGYFNENFRRGFQEIFRAPLCSLHCQRRPYTPRSHSHGTLLGTRNRIFTQAPNSDSPAVSKSGPLAPRHAAVPAWDG; this is encoded by the exons ATGCAGCTCCCGGAGCCGGGTCCGGACGGTGGAG gcccTTCCAATGGCACCTGGTGGCCCAACTCCAGCACCAGCTACCTCCTGAGGGAGAACTACACCTTCCTGGCATACTACCAGCATTCCTTCCCTGTGGCCCTCATGTTCATCTTGGCCTATACCTTCATCTTCCTCATGTGTGTAATTGGCAACGTCCTGGTGTGCTTCGTCGTGGTGAAGAACCGCCAGATGCGCACGGTCACCAACATGTTCCTCCTCAACCTGGCCATCAGCGACCTGCTGGTGGGCATCTTCTGCATGCCCACCACCCTGGTGGACAACCTCATCACAG GTTGGCCCTTTGACAACACCATGTGCAAGATGAGCGGTCTGGTGCAGGGCATGTCCGTCTCCGCCTCTGTTTTCACGCTGGTCGCCATCGCTGTGGAGAG GTTTCGCTGCATCGTCCACCCCTTCCAGCAGAAGATGACGCTGAGGAAAGCCCTGCTGACCATTGCCATCATCTGGGTGCTGGCCCTGCTCATCATGTGCCCCGCTGCTGTCACCCTGACTGTGACCAGGGAGGAGCACTACTTCATGGTGGACACCTACAATAACTCCTACCCTCTCTACTCCTGTTGGGAGGCCTGGCCCGAGACGGGGATGAGGAGGATCTATACCACCGTCCTCTTCTCCCACATCTACGTGGCTCCCCTCGCCCTCATTGTCATCATGTATGCCCGGATTGCCTTCAAGCTCTTCAAGTCGGTGGCGCCTGCCCACGGcggagaggagctggaggggaggaggatCTCCCGGAGGAAGGCCAAGGTCATCAACATGCTCATCATTGTTGCTCTCTTCTTCACTATCTCCTGGCTGCCCCTCTGGACGCTGATGCTGCTGACGGACTATGGGCGGCTTAGCGAGGGCCAGCTCCGCCTGCTCACCGTCTATGTCTACCCATTCGCCCACTGGCTGGCCTTCTTCAACAGCAGCGCCAACCCCATCATCTACGGCTACTTCAACGAGAACTTCCGGCGGGGCTTCCAGGAGATCTTCAGGGCTCCCCTCTGCTCGCTCCACTGCCAGCGCAGGCCCTACACCCCCCGCAGCCACAGCCATGGGACCCTCTTGGGCACCCGCAACCGCATCTTCACCCAGGCGCCAAACAGTGACTCGCCAGCCGTGTCCAAGTCAGGGCCACTGGCCCCACGCcatgctgctgtccctgcatgGGATGGCTGA